The following proteins are co-located in the Macadamia integrifolia cultivar HAES 741 chromosome 3, SCU_Mint_v3, whole genome shotgun sequence genome:
- the LOC122072652 gene encoding nifU-like protein 4, mitochondrial isoform X1: MKSFTKLLTRVVRRELYREDKAMFSCRRLFFVSSTRASLLQQNQNTFDASYPLKSLPTSSFNSTKWGLLGAQKRSMFIQTQPTPNPSSLMFYPGKPVMEVGSADFPNARSAMNSPLAKALYGIDGITRVFFGSDFVTVTKSDDVYWDLLKPEIFAAIMDFYTSGQPLFIDSSVAASMDTAIREDDSETVAMIKELLETRIRPAVQDDGGDIEYRGFNPETGVVKLRMQGACSGCPSSSVTLKSGIENMLMHYVQELTLKSSSERTVYRPLDGRSSMSFQKVYTGVLFHNVAVHTMSVLY, encoded by the exons ATGAAGAGCTTCACAAAATTGCTTACTCGAGTCGTTCGAAGAGAACTCTACAGAGAAGATAAAGCCATGTTCTCCTGTCGCCgcctcttctttgtttcttctacaAGAGCTTCTTTGTTGCAGCAGAATCAAAACACATTTGACGCTTCCTATCCGTTAAAATCATTGCCCACATCATCATTCAACTCCACAAAATGGGGCCTTCTTGGAG CACAGAAAAGGAGCATGTTTATTCAGACCCAGCCAACACCCAACCCTTCATCTCTTATGTTCTACCCTGGGAAGCCAGTTATGGAAGTTGGAAGTGCAGACTTTCCAAATGCTCGTTCAGCCATGAATTCTCCTCTAGCAAAAGCTCTCTATGGCATTGATG GAATTACTCGAGTATTCTTTGGATCGGATTTTGTAACTGTGACAAAGTCAGATGATGTATATTGGGACCTCTTAAAACCTGAAATTTTTGCAGCAATCATGGACTTCTATACTTCTGGACAGCCACTGTTTATAGACTCCAGTGTTGCAGCTTCCATGGACACTGCTATTCGTGAG GACGATTCAGAGACTGTTGCTATGATCAAAGAACTACTGGAGACTCGTATCCGACCAGCAGTTCAAGATGATGGTGGTGACATTGAGTATCGAGGATTTAACCC AGAAACTGGAGTGGTTAAACTAAGGATGCAAGGTGCATGTAGTGGCTGTCCTAGTTCATCTGTGACCCTGAAATCAGGCATTGAAAACATGCTAATGCATTATGTGCAAGAG TTGACACTAAAATCCAGCAGTGAACGAACAGTATATAGACCTTTGGATGGAAGGAGCAGCATGAGTTTTCAGAAGGTTTACACGGGAGTATTATTTCACAATGTAGCAGTGCACACCATGTCTGTTCTCTACTAA
- the LOC122072652 gene encoding nifU-like protein 4, mitochondrial isoform X3, with amino-acid sequence MKSFTKLLTRVVRRELYREDKAMFSCRRLFFVSSTRASLLQQNQNTFDASYPLKSLPTSSFNSTKWGLLGAQKRSMFIQTQPTPNPSSLMFYPGKPVMEVGSADFPNARSAMNSPLAKALYGIDAIMDFYTSGQPLFIDSSVAASMDTAIREDDSETVAMIKELLETRIRPAVQDDGGDIEYRGFNPETGVVKLRMQGACSGCPSSSVTLKSGIENMLMHYVQELTLKSSSERTVYRPLDGRSSMSFQKVYTGVLFHNVAVHTMSVLY; translated from the exons ATGAAGAGCTTCACAAAATTGCTTACTCGAGTCGTTCGAAGAGAACTCTACAGAGAAGATAAAGCCATGTTCTCCTGTCGCCgcctcttctttgtttcttctacaAGAGCTTCTTTGTTGCAGCAGAATCAAAACACATTTGACGCTTCCTATCCGTTAAAATCATTGCCCACATCATCATTCAACTCCACAAAATGGGGCCTTCTTGGAG CACAGAAAAGGAGCATGTTTATTCAGACCCAGCCAACACCCAACCCTTCATCTCTTATGTTCTACCCTGGGAAGCCAGTTATGGAAGTTGGAAGTGCAGACTTTCCAAATGCTCGTTCAGCCATGAATTCTCCTCTAGCAAAAGCTCTCTATGGCATTGATG CAATCATGGACTTCTATACTTCTGGACAGCCACTGTTTATAGACTCCAGTGTTGCAGCTTCCATGGACACTGCTATTCGTGAG GACGATTCAGAGACTGTTGCTATGATCAAAGAACTACTGGAGACTCGTATCCGACCAGCAGTTCAAGATGATGGTGGTGACATTGAGTATCGAGGATTTAACCC AGAAACTGGAGTGGTTAAACTAAGGATGCAAGGTGCATGTAGTGGCTGTCCTAGTTCATCTGTGACCCTGAAATCAGGCATTGAAAACATGCTAATGCATTATGTGCAAGAG TTGACACTAAAATCCAGCAGTGAACGAACAGTATATAGACCTTTGGATGGAAGGAGCAGCATGAGTTTTCAGAAGGTTTACACGGGAGTATTATTTCACAATGTAGCAGTGCACACCATGTCTGTTCTCTACTAA
- the LOC122072652 gene encoding nifU-like protein 4, mitochondrial isoform X2, protein MKSFTKLLTRVVRRELYREDKAMFSCRRLFFVSSTRASLLQQNQNTFDASYPLKSLPTSSFNSTKWGLLGAQKRSMFIQTQPTPNPSSLMFYPGKPVMEVGSADFPNARSAMNSPLAKALYGIDGITRVFFGSDFVTVTKSDDVYWDLLKPEIFAAIMDFYTSGQPLFIDSSVAASMDTAIREDDSETVAMIKELLETRIRPAVQDDGGDIEYRGFNPETGVVKLRMQGACSGCPSSSVTLKSGIENMLMHYVQEVKGVEQELDDEEEAVNLTSQMD, encoded by the exons ATGAAGAGCTTCACAAAATTGCTTACTCGAGTCGTTCGAAGAGAACTCTACAGAGAAGATAAAGCCATGTTCTCCTGTCGCCgcctcttctttgtttcttctacaAGAGCTTCTTTGTTGCAGCAGAATCAAAACACATTTGACGCTTCCTATCCGTTAAAATCATTGCCCACATCATCATTCAACTCCACAAAATGGGGCCTTCTTGGAG CACAGAAAAGGAGCATGTTTATTCAGACCCAGCCAACACCCAACCCTTCATCTCTTATGTTCTACCCTGGGAAGCCAGTTATGGAAGTTGGAAGTGCAGACTTTCCAAATGCTCGTTCAGCCATGAATTCTCCTCTAGCAAAAGCTCTCTATGGCATTGATG GAATTACTCGAGTATTCTTTGGATCGGATTTTGTAACTGTGACAAAGTCAGATGATGTATATTGGGACCTCTTAAAACCTGAAATTTTTGCAGCAATCATGGACTTCTATACTTCTGGACAGCCACTGTTTATAGACTCCAGTGTTGCAGCTTCCATGGACACTGCTATTCGTGAG GACGATTCAGAGACTGTTGCTATGATCAAAGAACTACTGGAGACTCGTATCCGACCAGCAGTTCAAGATGATGGTGGTGACATTGAGTATCGAGGATTTAACCC AGAAACTGGAGTGGTTAAACTAAGGATGCAAGGTGCATGTAGTGGCTGTCCTAGTTCATCTGTGACCCTGAAATCAGGCATTGAAAACATGCTAATGCATTATGTGCAAGAG GTTAAAGGTGTTGAACAAGAactagatgatgaagaggaagcAGTAAATCTTACCAGCCAGATGGATTAA
- the LOC122072611 gene encoding uncharacterized protein LOC122072611, with protein MDFFGQAMVVKHHTKIETYHDKHPIMSANSSMRSTIQDYSEDYQSDSFGGGPLEIGVAKTDPSEIKLEWLRSQLIGHNVRFDTPFGKRILTYADHTASGRSLQYIENFITTNVLPFYGNTHTGDSYVGHKTTKMMKESTKYIKTCLGAGPDDAIIFCGSGTTAAIKRLQEVMGIAVPSIMRERVLQSLRNEERWLVFVGPYEHHSNLLSWRNSLAEVIEIGLDDDGLIDMGDLKHQLEAHKNSNRPMVGSFSACSNVTGIYADTRAIARLLHQYGAFACFDYAASGPYVEINMRSGELEGYDAVFMSPHKFLGGPGTPGLLLMNKALYKLRSSAPSTCGGGTVDFVNGFSEEHTLYYEDVEEREDAGTPAIVQKIRAALVFWVKDFIGYDVIQNQEHVYISAVLKRLLPNPNILVLGNTRAPRQAILSFVIYSTTSSSYHETNHQFGDDSRNNGRDRGLHMWAESGNKRDKPLHGPFVAKLLNDLFGIQARAGCACAAPYGHHLLGVDETRSLAFRSAIDEGYIGVKPGWTRVSFPYYMSIEEFEFILAALEFIATYGQRFLPLYSFNWKTGGWSFKSRAFMENILGEDYTTLDVGDLSLTDAMTKMKINHNGSRDGGDSYSDKNASGVIGTYASYLKTAKYVAGFLPKFPPQRRIPKDLDPSLAHFRV; from the exons ATGGATTTTTTTGGGCAAGCCATGGTAGTAAAGCACCATACAAAGATAGAAACTTATCACGACAAGCATCCCATCATGAGCGCCAATTCATCCATGAGAAGCACTATTCAGGATTACTCCGAAGACTATCAATCTGATTCCTTCGGTGGAGGTCCCCTTGAAATTGGGGTGGCCAAAACTGATCCTTCAGAGATCAAACTCGAATGGTTGAGATCACAACTCATCGGCCACAATGTCAGATTCGACACTCCTTTTGGAAAACGCATCCTCACCTATGCTGACCATACTGCCTCTGGCAGAAGCCTTCAATACATTGAAAATTTCATCACCACTAATGTTCTTCCTTTCTATG GGAACACGCATACAGGTGATAGCTATGTAGGTCATAAGACCACCAAGATGATGAAGGAGTCCACTAAATACATCAAGACTTGCTTGGGTGCTGGACCTGATGATGCCATCATTTTCTGTGGTTCTGGCACCACCGCCGCAATCAAACGCCTCCAAGAGGTGATGGGAATCGCAGTGCCTTCAATCATGAGAGAAAGGGTACTCCAGAGCCTGAGGAACGAGGAAAGATGGTTGGTCTTTGTTGGGCCATACGAGCATCACTCCAACCTCCTCTCATGGCGCAATAGTCTTGCAGAGGTGATAGAGATTGGTCTCGACGATGATGGATTGATAGACATGGGAGACCTTAAGCACCAACTTGAGGCTCACAAGAATTCAAACCGTCCTATGGTGGGTTCATTCTCAGCTTGTAGCAATGTTACAGGAATCTACGCTGACACCCGTGCCATTGCCCGGCTTCTCCATCAATATGGAGCTTTTGCATGCTTTGACTACGCTGCTAG TGGTCCTTATGTAGAGATCAACATGAGATCAGGGGAGCTAGAAGGCTATGATGCAGTTTTCATGAGCCCTCATAAGTTCCTTGGTGGGCCTGGAACTCCTGGCCTCCTTTTGATGAACAAGGCTTTATACAAGTTGAGATCGTCTGCCCCTTCTACTTGTGGAGGTGGAACTGTTGATTTTGTCAATGGCTTCAGTGAAGAG CACACTTTGTATTATGAAGATGTGGAAGAGAGGGAAGACGCAGGAACTCCAGCCATAGTTCAGAAGATAAGAGCAGCACTTGTTTTCTGGGTGAAAGACTTCATCGGTTACGATGTGATCCAAAACCAGGAACATGTCTACATAAGTGCAGTCCTTAAGAGACTCCTTCCCAATCCAAACATATTGGTGTTGGGGAATACAAGGGCACCGAGACAAGCGATCCTCTCTTTCGTCATTTATTCCACAACTAGTTCTTCCTACCATGAAACAAATCATCAGTTCGGGGATGATAGTAGGAACAATGGAAGAGATAGAGGTCTTCATATGTGGGCAGAGTCAGGCAACAAGAGAGACAAGCCTCTCCATGGACCTTTTGTTGCAAAGCTCCTCAATGATCTCTTCGGCATCCAGGCTCGAGCCGGCTGTGCTTGTGCTGCTCCTTATGGTCACCATTTGCTTGGTGTCGATGAAACTCGTTCATTAGCCTTTCGCTCTGCTATCGATGAG GGCTACATTGGTGTGAAACCTGGATGGACTAGGGTTAGCTTCCCCTACTACATGTCAATAGAAGAATTTGAGTTCATCCTTGCTGCACTGGAGTTCATTGCGACATATGGTCAGCGGTTCCTTCCTCTTTATAGCTTCAATTGGAAAACAGGTGGCTGGAGCTTTAAGTCAAGAGCGTTCATGGAGAATATATTAGGGGAAGACTACACAACACTTGACGTGGGTGACTTGTCGCTAACTGATGCTATGACCAAGATGAAAATTAATCACAATGGGTCAAGAGATGGTGGAGATAGTTACAGTGATAAGAACGCTTCTGGGGTGATTGGAACATATGCTTCTTACCTAAAGACAGCTAAATATGTGGCAGGTTTCCTCCCCAAATTCCCTCCCCAAAGGAGGATTCCAAAAGATTTAGATCCCAGCCTTGCACACTTCAGGGTTTAG
- the LOC122072747 gene encoding uncharacterized protein LOC122072747 produces the protein MELFEQAMIGKTYWKPSTEANHDKHPILSTNSSMRGCILDLDDDELHCPHQSDESFYEQVIEIAQNDSAEIKFSWIRSQLIGHDIEFDGPFGKRILTYADHTASGRALHYIEDFINDSVLPFYGNTHTSDSYVGHKTTKMVKDASRYIKTCLGAGPDDALIFCGSGTTAAIKRLQEVMGIAVPSNMRDKILKSLKTEERWVVFVGPYEHHSNLLSWRNSLAEVIEIGLDDDGLLDMRALKHQLETHKDSNRPMLGSFSACSNVTGIYSDTRAIAQLLHKCGAFACFDYAASGPYVEIDMRSGELEGYDAIFLSPHKFLGGPGTPGILLMNKALYKLSSSAPSTCGGGTVDFVNGFSEEHTLYYEDVEEREDAGTPPIIQKIRAAMAFWVKDFIGYEVIQNQEDVYINAALERLLPNPNIWVLGNTKVKRQAILSFIIYSTVKSSSYDMETEIGAHRERSGLNMWAESGHKRDKPLHGPFVAKLLNDLFGIQARAGCACAAPYGHHLLGVDEARSLAFRSAIEEGYTGVKPGWTRISFPYYMSIEEFEFILAALEFIATYGQRFLPLYSFNWKTGTWTFKSGAFLENILGEDYAFDLKHFLPQETKPGTNMNYYDGSIDGGDDSNKKKAIGVISKYASYLETAKYVAQFLPKVPPERRVPKEIDSSLAYFRV, from the exons ATGGAATTATTTGAACAAGCCATGATTGGAAAGACCTACTGGAAGCCAAGTACTGAGGCTAACCATGACAAGCATCCCATTTTGAGCACCAATTCTTCCATGAGAGGTTGTATTCTGGACTTAGATGATGATGAACTTCATTGTCCCCATCAGTCCGACGAGTCCTTCTATGAGCAAGTAATTGAGATTGCCCAGAATGATTCTGCAGAGATCAAATTCTCATGGATACGATCACAGCTGATAGGACACGATATCGAATTCGACGGTCCATTTGGGAAACGTATTCTCACCTATGCCGATCATACTGCCTCTGGGAGGGCACTTCATTACATTGAAGACTTCATCAACGACAGTGTTCTTCCTTTCTATG GAAACACACATACCAGTGATAGCTACGTGGGGCACAAGACCACAAAGATGGTGAAGGATGCCAGTAGATACATCAAGACTTGCTTAGGCGCTGGACCAGATGATGCACTCATATTCTGTGGCTCTGGCACCACTGCAGCCATCAAGAGACTGCAAGAGGTGATGGGTATTGCAGTGCCTTCAAACATGAGAGATAAGATACTCAAGAGCCTCAAGACTGAGGAGAGATGGGTGGTCTTTGTGGGGCCATATGAGCACCACTCCAACCTTCTCTCATGGCGTAATAGTCTAGCAGAGGTGATAGAGATAGGTCTTGACGACGATGGATTGCTAGACATGCGAGCCCTCAAGCACCAACTTGAGACTCACAAGGATTCCAACCGTCCTATGTTGGGCTCATTCTCAGCTTGTAGTAACGTAACTGGGATCTACTCTGACACTCGTGCCATTGCCCAGCTTCTTCACAAGTGTGGAGCTTTCGCTTGCTTTGACTATGCTGCAAG TGGTCCTTATGTGGAGATTGACATGAGATCAGGGGAGCTGGAGGGCTATGATGCCATTTTCCTAAGCCCACATAAGTTCCTTGGTGGGCCTGGAACCCCTGGTATTCTTCTGATGAACAAGGCCTTGTACAAATTGAGCTCTTCTGCTCCTTCTACATGTGGAGGTGGAACTGTTGATTTTGTCAATGGTTTCAGTGAAGAG CACACATTATATTATGAAGATGTGGAAGAGAGGGAGGATGCTGGAACTCCACCTATCATCCAGAAGATTAGAGCAGCCATGGCTTTCTGGGTGAAGGACTTCATTGGTTATGAGGTGATTCAAAACCAGGAAGATGTATACATAAATGCAGCCCTTGAAAGGCTTCTTCCCAATCCAAAcatatgggttttagggaataCGAAAGTAAAGAGACAAGCAatcctttcttttattatttactcTACGGTCAAATCTTCCTCCTATGATATGGAAACAGAAATTGGAGCTCATAGAGAAAGATCAGGTCTTAATATGTGGGCAGAGTCAGGACACAAGAGAGATAAGCCTCTCCATGGGCCTTTTGTGGCAAAACTCCTCAACGATCTCTTTGGCATCCAGGCTCGAGCTGGGTGTGCTTGTGCTGCCCCTTATGGTCACCATCTACTCGGCGTTGATGAAGCTCGTTCACTGGCCTTTCGTTCTGCAATTGAAGAG GGCTACACTGGTGTAAAACCTGGATGGACAAGAATTAGTTTTCCTTACTATATGTCAATAGAAGAGTTTGAGTTCATTCTAGCCGCATTAGAATTCATAGCTACCTACGGCCAGCGCTTCCTTCCACTCTATAGCTTCAACTGGAAAACTGGTACTTGGACCTTTAAATCGGGAGCTTTCCTGGAGAATATACTAGGGGAGGATTATGCATTTGATTTGAAACACTTTCTGCCACAAGAAACTAAGCCAGGAACAAATATGAACTACTATGATGGATCAATAGATGGTGGAGATGATTCCAATAAGAAGAAGGCTATTGGGGTGATTAGTAAATATGCTTCTTACTTGGAGACTGCTAAGTATGTGGCACAATTCCTACCAAAGGTCCCTCCAGAACGTAGGGTTCCTAAAGAAATAGATTCCAGCCTTGCATATTTTAGAGTCTAA